Proteins encoded by one window of Halorubrum ruber:
- a CDS encoding 50S ribosomal protein L13: MSLAKIDADVVVDARDCILGRVSSEVAQRVLAGETVAVVNAERAVITGNEEATMETYHKRAELGSDSGPYYPKRPDRIFKRAIRGMLPYKSEDGREAFSNVRVYVGNPYERDEDVESVVLDGTSLDRLSNIKFTTLGEISESLGANVTW, encoded by the coding sequence ATGAGTCTCGCAAAGATAGACGCGGACGTCGTCGTCGACGCCCGCGACTGCATCCTCGGTCGCGTCTCCTCTGAGGTCGCGCAGCGCGTCCTCGCCGGGGAGACCGTCGCCGTCGTCAACGCCGAGCGCGCCGTCATCACCGGCAACGAGGAGGCGACGATGGAGACGTACCACAAGCGCGCGGAGCTCGGCTCGGACAGCGGGCCCTACTACCCCAAGCGTCCGGACCGGATCTTCAAGCGCGCCATCCGCGGCATGCTGCCGTACAAGTCGGAGGACGGCCGCGAGGCGTTCTCGAACGTGCGCGTGTACGTCGGGAACCCCTACGAGCGCGACGAGGACGTCGAGAGCGTCGTCCTCGACGGCACCTCGCTCGACCGCCTCTCGAACATCAAATTCACCACGCTCGGGGAGATCTCCGAGTCTCTGGGAGCCAACGTCACATGGTAA
- a CDS encoding 50S ribosomal protein L18e encodes MSSKTNPKLQNLIADLKSVSRDSGANVWQDVADRLEKPRRTHAEVNLGRIERYAQEDETVVVPGKVLGSGVLETNVTVAAVDFSGTARTKIDQAGEAVTLEQYVEQNPEGSNVRVIR; translated from the coding sequence ATGAGTAGCAAGACGAATCCGAAACTACAGAACCTCATTGCCGATCTGAAGTCGGTCTCGCGCGACTCCGGTGCCAACGTGTGGCAGGACGTCGCCGACCGATTAGAGAAGCCACGGCGCACGCACGCTGAGGTCAACCTGGGCCGTATCGAACGATACGCGCAGGAAGACGAGACGGTCGTCGTCCCCGGCAAGGTGCTGGGCAGCGGTGTGCTCGAAACGAACGTCACCGTCGCCGCCGTCGACTTCTCCGGGACCGCCCGGACGAAGATCGACCAGGCCGGCGAGGCGGTGACGCTGGAACAGTACGTCGAACAGAACCCCGAAGGAAGCAACGTGCGGGTGATCCGATGA
- a CDS encoding DNA-directed RNA polymerase subunit D, protein MTEDEFDVQYVERDDRSARVLIRGLTPAFANGIRRAMIADVPTFSIDTVRFVENSSVMFDEMIGLRLGLVPLTTPLDDFELGDEVTLALDVEGPATAYSGDIESSDPLVEVADDNVPIIELKEGQRLEFEADAVLDTGKEHAKHQGGVSVGYRHLQRVSVEGDRGEFDDDEPNILRGVIETPDGEIELTDEFDNDLSERFPGKEVAVEDVPGAFVFHIETDGSFDVEELLLRAIDTIEERADELQTKVAV, encoded by the coding sequence ATGACCGAAGACGAATTCGACGTCCAGTACGTCGAACGGGACGATCGCAGCGCGCGGGTGCTGATCCGCGGGCTCACGCCGGCGTTCGCCAACGGCATCCGCCGCGCGATGATCGCCGACGTCCCGACGTTCTCGATCGACACCGTCCGGTTCGTCGAGAACTCCTCGGTCATGTTCGACGAGATGATCGGCCTACGTCTGGGGCTCGTGCCCCTGACGACGCCGCTCGACGACTTCGAACTCGGCGACGAGGTCACTCTCGCGCTCGACGTCGAAGGCCCGGCGACGGCGTACTCCGGCGACATCGAGAGCAGCGACCCGCTCGTCGAGGTCGCCGACGACAACGTCCCGATCATCGAGCTGAAGGAGGGACAGCGGTTGGAGTTCGAGGCCGACGCGGTCCTCGACACCGGCAAGGAGCACGCCAAACACCAGGGCGGCGTCTCCGTCGGCTACCGCCACCTCCAGCGCGTCTCGGTCGAGGGCGACCGCGGCGAGTTCGACGACGACGAGCCGAACATCCTCCGCGGCGTCATCGAGACGCCCGACGGAGAGATCGAGCTCACCGACGAGTTCGACAACGACCTCTCGGAACGGTTCCCCGGGAAGGAGGTCGCGGTCGAGGACGTCCCCGGAGCCTTCGTCTTCCACATCGAGACGGACGGCTCGTTCGACGTCGAGGAACTGCTGCTCCGCGCCATCGACACCATCGAGGAGCGCGCGGACGAACTACAGACGAAAGTCGCAGTATAA
- a CDS encoding 30S ribosomal protein S11 produces the protein MSESEDGGKWGIAHVYASFNNTLITVTDETGAETIAKSSGGTVVKQNRDEASPYAAMQMAEVVAERVKDAGLEGVHVRVRGPGGNLNKSTGPGAQATIRALSRAGVEIGRIEDVTPIPHDGTKAPKNKRV, from the coding sequence ATGAGTGAATCCGAAGACGGAGGAAAGTGGGGCATCGCCCACGTGTACGCGTCGTTCAACAACACGCTCATCACGGTCACCGACGAGACGGGCGCCGAGACGATCGCCAAGTCGTCCGGCGGCACCGTGGTGAAGCAGAACCGCGACGAGGCGTCGCCGTACGCCGCCATGCAGATGGCGGAGGTCGTCGCCGAGCGCGTCAAGGACGCCGGCCTGGAGGGCGTACACGTTCGCGTGCGCGGCCCCGGCGGCAACCTCAACAAGTCCACCGGCCCCGGTGCGCAGGCGACGATTCGCGCGCTTTCGCGTGCGGGCGTCGAGATCGGGCGCATCGAGGACGTCACGCCGATCCCGCACGACGGGACGAAGGCGCCGAAGAACAAGCGAGTCTGA